A DNA window from Panthera tigris isolate Pti1 chromosome X, P.tigris_Pti1_mat1.1, whole genome shotgun sequence contains the following coding sequences:
- the LOC102957920 gene encoding E3 ubiquitin-protein ligase XIAP isoform X2 codes for MTFNSFEASKPCVPADLSKDEDFVEEFNRLKTFTNFPSNSPVSASTLARAGFLYTGEGDTVRCFSCHAAVDRWQYGDSAVGRHRKVSPNCRFINGFYFESHAAQPTNPGIQNGQYKAENYLGNRNHFVVDRPSETHADYLLRTGQVVDISDTIYPRNPAMYSEEARLKSFQNWPDYAHLTPRELASAGLYYTGIEDQVQCFCCGGKLKNWEPCDRAWSEHRRHFPNCFFVLGRNVNVRSESDVVSSDRNFPNSTNAPRNPAMADYEARIVTFGTWMYSVNKEQLARAGFYALGEGDKVKCFHCGGGLTDWKPSEDPWEQHAKWYPGCKYLLEEKGQDYVTNIHLTHSLEDSMVRAAEKMPSLTKRIDDAIFQDPMVQQAIRMGFNFRDIKKVMEEKIQTSGSNYKSLEILVTDLVSAQKDNTQDEPSQTSLQKVTCGQLWSGNR; via the exons ATGACTTTTAACAGTTTTGAAGCATCTAAACCTTGTGTACCTGCAGATCTCAGTAAGGATGAAGACTTTGTAGAAGAGTTTAATAGATTAAAGACTTTCACTAATTTTCCAAGTAATAGTCCTGTCTCGGCATCAACGCTGGCACGAGCGGGTTTTCTGTATACTGGCGAAGGAGACACTGTGCGCTGCTTCAGCTGCCACGCAGCAGTAGATAGATGGCAATATGGAGACTCAGCGGTTGGACGACACAGGAAAGTATCCCCAAATTGCAGATTTATCaatggcttttattttgaaagtcatGCTGCGCAACCTACAAACCCTGGTATCCAAAATGGTCAGTATAAAGCTGAAAACTATCTGGGAAACAGAAATCATTTTGTTGTAGACAGGCCATCTGAGACTCACGCAGACTATCTTTTGAGAACTGGGCAGGTTGTAGATATATCAGACACCATATACCCGAGGAACCCCGCCATGTATAGTGAAGAAGCTAGATTAAAGTCGTTTCAGAACTGGCCAGACTATGCCCACCTGACCCCACGAGAGTTAGCTAGCGCTGGACTCTACTACACAGGTATTGAGGATCAAGTGCAGTGCTTTTGTTGTGGcggaaaactgaaaaattgggAACCTTGCGATCGTGCATGGTCAGAACACAGGCGGCACTTTCCTAATTGCTTCTTTGTTTTGGGCCGGAATGTGAATGTTCGAAGTGAATCTGATGTTGTGAGTTCTGATAGGAATTTCCCAAACTCGACAAATGCTCCAAGAAATCCAGCCATGGCAGATTATGAAGCACGGATCGTTACTTTTGGGACGTGGATGTACTCCGTTAACAAGGAGCAGCTTGCCAGAGCTGGATTTTATGCTTTAG GGGAAGGTGATAAAGTAAAATGCTTTCACTGTGGAGGAGGGCTAACTGATTGGAAGCCCAGTGAAGACCCTTGGGAACAACATGCTAAGTGGTATCCAGG GTGTAAATATCTGTTAGAAGAGAAGGGACAAGACTATGTAACCAATATTCATTTAACCCATTCACTTGAGGACTCTATG GTAAGAGCTGCTGAAAAAATGCCATCATTAACCAAAAGAATTG atgatGCCATCTTCCAAGATCCTATGGTACAGCAAGCTATACGAATGGGATTCAATTTCAGAGACATTAAGAaagtaatggaagaaaaaattcaGACATCTGGGAGCAACTATAAATCACTTGAGATTCTGGTTACAGACCTAGTGAGTGCTCAGAAAGACAATACGCAGGATGAACCAAGCCAGACCTCATTGCAGAAAG TCACCTGTGGTCAACTGTGGTCTGGAAACAGATGA
- the LOC102957920 gene encoding E3 ubiquitin-protein ligase XIAP isoform X1: MTFNSFEASKPCVPADLSKDEDFVEEFNRLKTFTNFPSNSPVSASTLARAGFLYTGEGDTVRCFSCHAAVDRWQYGDSAVGRHRKVSPNCRFINGFYFESHAAQPTNPGIQNGQYKAENYLGNRNHFVVDRPSETHADYLLRTGQVVDISDTIYPRNPAMYSEEARLKSFQNWPDYAHLTPRELASAGLYYTGIEDQVQCFCCGGKLKNWEPCDRAWSEHRRHFPNCFFVLGRNVNVRSESDVVSSDRNFPNSTNAPRNPAMADYEARIVTFGTWMYSVNKEQLARAGFYALGEGDKVKCFHCGGGLTDWKPSEDPWEQHAKWYPGCKYLLEEKGQDYVTNIHLTHSLEDSMVRAAEKMPSLTKRIDDAIFQDPMVQQAIRMGFNFRDIKKVMEEKIQTSGSNYKSLEILVTDLVSAQKDNTQDEPSQTSLQKEISAEEQLRLLQEEKLCKICMDRNIAVVFIPCGHLVTCKQCAEAVDKCPMCYTIITFKQKIFMS; encoded by the exons ATGACTTTTAACAGTTTTGAAGCATCTAAACCTTGTGTACCTGCAGATCTCAGTAAGGATGAAGACTTTGTAGAAGAGTTTAATAGATTAAAGACTTTCACTAATTTTCCAAGTAATAGTCCTGTCTCGGCATCAACGCTGGCACGAGCGGGTTTTCTGTATACTGGCGAAGGAGACACTGTGCGCTGCTTCAGCTGCCACGCAGCAGTAGATAGATGGCAATATGGAGACTCAGCGGTTGGACGACACAGGAAAGTATCCCCAAATTGCAGATTTATCaatggcttttattttgaaagtcatGCTGCGCAACCTACAAACCCTGGTATCCAAAATGGTCAGTATAAAGCTGAAAACTATCTGGGAAACAGAAATCATTTTGTTGTAGACAGGCCATCTGAGACTCACGCAGACTATCTTTTGAGAACTGGGCAGGTTGTAGATATATCAGACACCATATACCCGAGGAACCCCGCCATGTATAGTGAAGAAGCTAGATTAAAGTCGTTTCAGAACTGGCCAGACTATGCCCACCTGACCCCACGAGAGTTAGCTAGCGCTGGACTCTACTACACAGGTATTGAGGATCAAGTGCAGTGCTTTTGTTGTGGcggaaaactgaaaaattgggAACCTTGCGATCGTGCATGGTCAGAACACAGGCGGCACTTTCCTAATTGCTTCTTTGTTTTGGGCCGGAATGTGAATGTTCGAAGTGAATCTGATGTTGTGAGTTCTGATAGGAATTTCCCAAACTCGACAAATGCTCCAAGAAATCCAGCCATGGCAGATTATGAAGCACGGATCGTTACTTTTGGGACGTGGATGTACTCCGTTAACAAGGAGCAGCTTGCCAGAGCTGGATTTTATGCTTTAG GGGAAGGTGATAAAGTAAAATGCTTTCACTGTGGAGGAGGGCTAACTGATTGGAAGCCCAGTGAAGACCCTTGGGAACAACATGCTAAGTGGTATCCAGG GTGTAAATATCTGTTAGAAGAGAAGGGACAAGACTATGTAACCAATATTCATTTAACCCATTCACTTGAGGACTCTATG GTAAGAGCTGCTGAAAAAATGCCATCATTAACCAAAAGAATTG atgatGCCATCTTCCAAGATCCTATGGTACAGCAAGCTATACGAATGGGATTCAATTTCAGAGACATTAAGAaagtaatggaagaaaaaattcaGACATCTGGGAGCAACTATAAATCACTTGAGATTCTGGTTACAGACCTAGTGAGTGCTCAGAAAGACAATACGCAGGATGAACCAAGCCAGACCTCATTGCAGAAAG AGATTAGTGCCGAAGAGCAGCTAAGGCTCCTGCAAGAGGAGAAGCTTTGCAAAATCTGTATGGATAGAAATATTGCTGTGGTTTTTATTCCTTGTGGACATCTGGTCACTTGTAAACAATGTGCTGAAGCAGTTGACAAATGTCCCATGTGCTACACAATCATTACTTTCAAGCAAAAAATTTTTATGTCTTAA